A genomic segment from Tuwongella immobilis encodes:
- a CDS encoding acyl carrier protein phosphodiesterase gives MNHLAHLFLAPDDRESRLGNLFADFVKGADSIAQLPERVRDGVRLHRKIDSFTDSHPVVHRSIGRISTQWGWFSGIILDVYFDYLLIHSWNRYTTIDYSTFVESIEAMLEPAPEWFDPAMQIMAQRMRQYHWLTAYGSLDGIADTLERISERIAIRMPRRAMPLQQAMVDLMAHSDALADDFAEFFPSLMAFAAAHGGRSDPPPSTTPRLLP, from the coding sequence ATGAATCATTTGGCGCATCTGTTTCTGGCACCTGACGATCGAGAATCGCGACTCGGAAATCTGTTCGCCGATTTTGTCAAAGGCGCAGACAGCATCGCGCAGCTACCGGAACGGGTTCGGGACGGAGTTCGGCTGCATCGCAAGATCGATTCCTTTACCGACTCCCACCCGGTGGTGCATCGCAGTATTGGCCGAATTTCGACACAATGGGGATGGTTTTCGGGAATCATCCTCGATGTCTACTTCGATTATTTGCTGATTCATTCGTGGAATCGCTACACCACCATTGATTATTCGACCTTCGTGGAATCGATTGAGGCCATGCTCGAACCCGCTCCCGAGTGGTTCGATCCGGCCATGCAGATCATGGCCCAACGGATGCGGCAATATCATTGGTTGACCGCCTACGGTTCGCTGGACGGAATCGCCGATACGCTGGAGCGAATCAGCGAACGAATTGCCATCCGCATGCCACGCCGAGCCATGCCGCTTCAACAAGCGATGGTGGATCTGATGGCCCATTCGGATGCGCTTGCCGACGATTTCGCGGAATTTTTCCCCAGTTTGATGGCGTTTGCGGCTGCCCACGGTGGACGAAGCGACCCGCCCCCCTCGACCACCCCGAGATTGCTTCCATGA